A genomic window from Lotus japonicus ecotype B-129 chromosome 1, LjGifu_v1.2 includes:
- the LOC130732670 gene encoding aspartic proteinase CDR1-like: protein MGSSNQCILGIAKMATRFIFAIFSLCLYCAISLTQSLNNGFSVELIHRDSLKSPFYNPSKTPFQRVASAVHRSINGANRFNKAYVGNVVPTDTTESTVVPDRGEYLMSYSVGTPPFKLYGIVDTGSDIVWLQCLPCETCYKQTTPIFDPSKSKTYRTIPCSSKCDSIRSASCSNGQTCQYIINYGDRSRSQGDLSVETLTLESTSGSPITFPKTVIGCGHSNTVSFQGRSSGIVGLGGGSISLITQIDSSIDGKFSYCLVPMFSASNSSSKLNFGDAAIVSGEGTVSTPIFQGVVDVFYYLTLEAISVGDKRIEFRSSESGQEGNIIIDSGTTLTLLPDDVYSNLESALVNAMKEERVDDPSQQLSLCYQISSKQLDIPTITAHFKDGDVTLTALNSFVQVADGVGCFAFVPSQSDAIFGNLAQQNLLVGYDLQNKVVSFKPTDCTKL from the coding sequence ATGGGAAGTTCAAACCAGTGCATTCTTGGTATAGCAAAAATGGCTACTCGTTTTATTTTTGCAATTTTTTCCCTTTGCCTCTATTGTGCCATTTCTCTCACTCAATCTCTAAACAATGGCTTTAGTGTAGAACTCATCCACCGTGACTCTTTAAAATCTCCATTCTATAACCCCTCTAAAACTCCATTCCAAAGAGTTGCCAGTGCAGTGCATCGTTCCATCAATGGTGCCAATCGTTTCAACAAAGCCTATGTTGGGAATGTTGTCCCAACAGACACAACAGAATCAACTGTAGTCCCAGATAGAGGTGAGTATCTCATGAGTTATTCAGTTGGAACCCCGCCTTTCAAGCTTTATGGTATTGTTGATACTGGTAGTGATATTGTTTGGTTGCAATGCCTACCTTGTGAAACATGTTACAAACAAACCACTCCTATTTTTGATCCATCAAAATCCAAAACTTATAGAACCATTCCTTGCTCTTCTAAATGCGATTCTATCCGTTCTGCCTCTTGCTCTAATGGGCAAACTTGTCAGTACATTATCAATTATGGTGATAGGTCAAGATCACAAGGAGATCTTAGCGTTGAAACTCTCACTTTGGAGTCCACAAGTGGCTCTCCCATCACATTTCCAAAAACTGTGATTGGATGTGGACATAGCAATACTGTGTCGTTTCAGGGTCGAAGCTCGGGCATAGTTGGTCTTGGAGGTGGATCTATATCTCTTATAACTCAAATCGATTCTTCAATTGACGGGAAATTCTCCTATTGTTTGGTGCCAATGTTTTCAGCGTCTAACAGCTCGAGCAAACTCAATTTTGGGGACGCTGCTATTGTTTCTGGGGAAGGAACTGTCTCAACTCCCATTTTCCAAGGTGTTGTTGATGTCTTTTACTACCTAACCTTGGAAGCAATTAGTGTGGGAGATAAGAGAATAGAATTTAGAAGCTCTGAATCTGGTCAAGAGGGAAATATCATAATTGACTCGGGCACAACACTGACTCTATTGCCAGATGATGTTTACTCCAATTTGGAATCAGCGTTGGTGAATGCGATGAAAGAAGAGCGTGTTGATGATCCAAGTCAACAACTGAGCCTTTGTTACCAAATTTCATCAAAACAATTGGATATTCCTACTATCACTGCACATTTTAAGGATGGAGATGTCACTTTGACTGCTCTCAACAGTTTTGTTCAAGTTGCTGATGGTGTTGGATGCTTCGCATTTGTCCCTTCTCAATCTGATGCCATCTTTGGGAACTTGGCACAACAAAACTTGTTGGTTGGCTATGACCTTCAGAACAAAGTTGTCTCCTTTAAGCCCACTGATTGTACCAAGTTGTGA